One Mytilus trossulus isolate FHL-02 chromosome 5, PNRI_Mtr1.1.1.hap1, whole genome shotgun sequence DNA segment encodes these proteins:
- the LOC134717869 gene encoding putative nuclease HARBI1: MLLNRHRHKRIDRRVRTVWVRNWIGRRSQFDFYEQLLDEMRCEDTVSFKNFLRVDPTMLQEIVNRLTPRLQKKDTWYRYRKALPVGLQVAITLRYLATGDSYHSLMYLFRVPHNTISNLVVQVCEAIIFEYAEDVINTPTEEAEWLAISQEFSDMCQFHHVLGALDGKHVAIKCPAGGDSKYYNYKGFHSIVLMGLVDANYKFKWVNVGAPGACSDAQIWNQSDLKNHIIDENMHIPKAEPLPNDDKDIPYFIVGDDAFALRSWLMKPFSRRNMTLEERVFNYRLSRSRRVVENAFGILANRFQCLLSTLKQEPNNVVSIILACVCLHNIMRIRYPGDQNILLDREDENHHLLPGAWRDKTNLKDIDDVQDRNYPSKAAKQQRLYLKHYYSSPAGKVSWQERMVQ, translated from the coding sequence ATGTTGTTAAACAGACACAGACATAAACGAATAGATCGCAGAGTGCGCACGGTATGGGTAAGGAATTGGATAGGTAGAAGATCTCAGTTTGATTTTTATGAACAGCTGTTGGATGAAATGAGATGTGAAGACACCGTTTCTTTCAAAAACTTTTTGAGAGTTGATCCAACCATGCTTCAGGAAATTGTAAATAGATTAACACCAAGGTTACAAAAGAAAGACACGTGGTACCGGTACCGAAAGGCATTGCCAGTTGGTCTTCAAGTAGCAATAACCCTTCGATATCTAGCCACAGGAGACAGTTATCATTCActtatgtatttatttagagtgCCGCACAACACGATATCCAATCTTGTAGTACAAGTCTGTGAAGCAATTATTTTCGAGTATGCTGAAGATGTTATCAACACACCTACAGAAGAAGCTGAATGGCTAGCCATTTCGCAAGAATTTAGTGATATGTGTCAGTTTCATCATGTGCTAGGTGCACTAGATGGGAAACACGTTGCTATCAAATGTCCGGCTGGTGGTGATTCTAAATACTATAATTATAAAGGATTCCATTCTATAGTTCTAATGGGCTTAGTAGACGctaattataaattcaaatggGTTAACGTTGGCGCACCAGGTGCTTGCTCTGATGCACAAATTTGGAATCAGTCAgacttaaaaaatcatataattgATGAGAATATGCACATACCAAAAGCAGAGCCTCTTCCGAATGATGACAAAGACATTCCGTACTTCATCGTTGGTGACGACGCGTTCGCCCTCAGAAGTTGGCTAATGAAGCCCTTTTCTAGGAGGAACATGACCCTTGAAGAGAGAGTTTTTAACTACAGGCTATCGCGATCACGAAGAGTTGTTGAAAACGCATTTGGGATACTTGCAAATCGATTTCAATGCTTACTTTCAACTTTAAAGCAAGAGCCTAACAATGTCGTATCCATTATTCTGGCCTGTGTTTGTCTGCACAATATAATGAGGATAAGATATCCAGGTGATCAGAACATTTTGTTAGACAGAGAAGACGAGAACCACCATCTTTTACCTGGAGCTTGGCGAGACAAAACAAACCTGAAGGACATTGATGATGTGCAAGATCGCAACTATCCTAGCAAGGCAGCAAAACAACAAAGACTGTATCTTAAACACTATTATTCGTCACCTGCAGGAAAAGTTTCATGGCAAGAACGAATGGTTCAATAA